A genomic stretch from Setaria italica strain Yugu1 chromosome VII, Setaria_italica_v2.0, whole genome shotgun sequence includes:
- the LOC101758026 gene encoding uncharacterized protein LOC101758026, with translation MGSNGREHRRGVPRPPPLSLYRDWEEEEVVKASRPTLSSPVQPTSTAAAAGNTNKKKLTKQLSMKETTREVKWEKRRRQIQRQRSSMGLHEADDNTAAGGGGACPGDGEASSSTERVAKRLTDEDLDELKGSMDLGFRFDEQKGGQDLCDTLPALDLYFAVNRQLSEPKMRWSTSSAPSLSATKSSPNLCGTPCPGSPCAHSNPMDSWKICSPGDNPQLVKTRLRHWAQVVACSVKHSS, from the exons ATGGGCAGCAACGGTCGAGAGCACAGGCGTGGCGTCCCACGCCCGCCGCCATTATCACTTTACAGGGactgggaggaagaggaggtcgtCAAGGCCAGCAGGCCCACGCTGTCGTCGCCGGTCCAGCCGACatcgaccgcggcggcggccggcaacaCCAACAAGAAGAAGCTGACCAAGCAGCTGTCCATGAAGGAGACCACCCGGGAGGTCAAGtgggagaagcggcggcggcagatacAACGGCAGAGGAGCAGCATGGGCCTGCACGAAGCCGACGATAACACGGCCGCCGGTGGCGGAGGTGCCTgtcccggcgacggcgaggcaagCTCGAGCACGGAGCGGGTGGCCAAGCGTCTGACGGACGAGGACCTCGACGAGCTGAAGGGGTCCATGGATCTCGGCTTCAGGTTCGACGAGCAGAAGGGCGGCCAGGACCTCTGCGACACTCTCCCCGCCCTCGATCTCTACTTCGCCGTCAACCGGCAGCTCTCCGAGCCCAAGATGCGGTGGTCTACCAGCTCGGCGCCGTCTCTATCGGCGACCAAGTCGTCACCCAACCTGTGCGGCACGCCATGCCCGGGTAGCCCTTGCGCGCACTCTAACCCCATGGACTCGTGGAAGATTTGCAGTCCAG GTGACAACCCTCAGCTTGTGAAGACAAGACTTAGGCACTGGGCTCAAGTAGTGGCTTGTTCAGTGAAGCACTCCAGCTGA
- the LOC111258024 gene encoding uncharacterized protein LOC111258024, which produces MILLPVLHQHHWSVYCVNFGQSRIDVLDSMLYTPESDNNWDKYHLEFGKKIMHRLSDALSIAAPLKFKSFKNWRHVPVKVPVQKAMSDNAFFAMKFLEFYDGDGHGSLHTSIAAERSKELRAETLYYLTFHKQNKVVALPDEILQYRRDDHHPFFY; this is translated from the exons atg ATTCTTCTACCAGTTCTACATCAGCACCATTGGTCTGTTTATTGCGTTAACTTTGGCCAATCACGGATTGATGTGCTTGACTCAATGTTGTACACCCCTGAGTCTGACAACAATTGGGACAAGTATCATTTGGaatttgggaaaaaaatcatgCACCGACTAAGTGATGCTCTCTCCATTGCTGCACCTCTCAAATTTAAATCATTCAAGAACTGGAGACATGTCCCGGTCAAGGTTCCCGTCCAGAAGGCCATGTCGGACAATGCATTCTTTGCCATGAAGTTTCTCGAGTTCTATGATGGTGATGGCCATGGCTCACTACACACTAGCATCGCTGCT GAACGATCAAAAGAGTTGCGTGCTGAGACCTTGTATTACCTCACTTTTCATAAGCAGAACAAGGTTGTGGCGCTGCCCGACGAAATCCTTCAGTACCGTCGAGATGATCATCACCCTTTTTTCTATTAG
- the LOC111257935 gene encoding uncharacterized protein LOC111257935 has product MSAFFPAFDLNVRLEEDDNGNLPIDLNEPVLEDENHRIDLNLPLDEFGAVDFDYVQNLTEQDGDAPVPLHQPKNDYSDRVRQPVYQALLMRSKNGKLGNHDTTIVSNQFGVKIRSVQRIWRQGKNQLSQNIPVVVPNLKKGRSGRKAIPLDLEKLRDIPLKQRMTIEDVSSKLGISKSRIQRYLKRGFIRRHSSSIKPYLTDDNKKTRLKWCIDMIDQGLLDDPKFKDFFDFVFIDEKWFYLTQKSERYYLLPEEDEPHRLCKNKNYIPRIMFLCVCARPRFRNGVCVFDGKIGCFPLVNFEQAIRGSHNRLRGEEVIKPIQSITRDVIRDFMINRVLPAIRAKWPREDVNKPIFIQQDNAPSHLKVDDPHFCAVAKQDGFDIRLICQPPNSPDFNILDLGFFRAIQAIQYKKDAKTIKDLIPAVQEAFLEYCPKKANRIFVTLQTVLKEAMKVKGCNKIKIPHMNKQALEREKRLPLQIPCEASLLAESLASLPVTN; this is encoded by the exons ATGAGTGCTTTTTTCCCTGCCTTTGATCTAAATGTTCGTttggaagaagatgacaacggCAACCTTCCCATCGATCTCAACGAGCCAGTTTTGGAAGATGAGAACCACA GAATAGATTTGAACTTACCATTAGATGAATTTGGAGCTGTTGACTTTGATTACGTACAAAACCTCACTG AACAAGATGGTGATGCTCCCGTTCCACTACACCAACCGAAGAATGACTATTCTGATCGTGTTAGACAACCAGTGTATCAAGCATTGTTGATGAGAAGCAAAAATGGGAAACTAGGCAACCATGATACAACAATTGTATCTAACCAATTTGGAGTAAAAATTAGATCAGTTCAGCGCATATGGAGGCAAGGTAAAAACCAACTTTCTCAAAACATTCCGGTCGTGGTTCCTAATCTAAAGAAAGGTAGAAGTGGCCGCAAAGCAATCCCTCTAGATTTGGAAAAGTTGCGGGATATTCCTCTCAAGCAAAGGATGACCATAGAAGATGTGTCTAGTAAACTTGGTATTAGCAAATCTAGGATACAAAGGTATTTGAAAAGGGGTTTCATTAGGCgccactctagtagcatcaaaccTTACCTCACTGATGATAACAAGAAGACTAGGTTGAAGTGGTGCATTGACATGATTGATCAAGGTTTGCTTGATGATCCAAAGTTCAAGGATTTCTTTGACTTTGTGTTTATTGATGAGAAGTGGTTCTACCTCACTCAAAAATCAGAGAGGTACTACTTGCTACCCGAGGAAGATGAACCACACCGCCTTTGCAAGAACaagaactacatccctaggATCATGTTCTTATGTGTATGTGCTCGGCCACGATTTAGAAATGGAGTATGTGTGTTTGATGGCAAAATAGGTTGCTTTCCACTAGTCAATTTTGAACAAGCTATTAGAGGAAGCCACAACCGTCTTCGTGGAGAGGAAGTAATCAAACCAATTCAATCAATCACAAGGGATGTGATAAGAGATTTCATGATAAATAGAGTGTTGCCTGCAATTAGAGCAAAGTGGCCAAGAGAAGATGTCAACAAGCCAATATTCATTCAACAAGATAATGCTCCATCTCATTTAAAAGTTGATGATCCTCATTTTTGTGCGGTTGCAAAGCAAGATGGGTTTGACATTAGGCTTATATGTCAACCACCCAATTCTCCAGATTTTAACATTCTAGATTTGGGGTTTTTTCGAGCTATTCAAGCCATTCAATACAAGAAAGATGCTAAGACAATTAAAGATCTAATTCCAGCAGTGCAAGAG GCATTTTTGGAGTACTGTCCAAAGAAAGCAAATAGGATCTTTGTCACACTACAAACTGTTTTGAAGGAAGCAATGAAGGTAAAAGGTTGCAACAAAATCAAGATTCCTCACATGAACAAACAAGCACTAGAGAGGGAAAAGAGGCTGCCATTGCAAATCCCTTGTGAAGCTTCATTGCTAGCCGAATCACTTGCTAGTCTTCCTGTAACAAATTAG